A window of the Enoplosus armatus isolate fEnoArm2 chromosome 5, fEnoArm2.hap1, whole genome shotgun sequence genome harbors these coding sequences:
- the mab21l1 gene encoding putative nucleotidyltransferase MAB21L1, with the protein MIAAQAKLVYHLNKYYNEKCQSRKAAISKTIREVCKVVSDVLKEVEVQEPRFISSLSEMDNRFEGLEVISPTEFEVVLYLNQMGVFNFVDDGSLPGCAVLKLSDGRKRSMSLWVEFITASGYLSARKIRSRFQTLVAQAVDKCSYRDVVKMVADTSEVKLRIRDRYVVQITPAFKCTGIWPRSAAHWPLPHIPWPGPNRVAEVKAEGFNLLSKECYSLNGKQSSAESDAWVLQFAEAENRLILGGCRKKCLSVLKALRDRHLELPGQPLNNYHMKTLVSYECEKHPRESDWDENCLGDRLNGILLQLISCLQCRRCPHYFLPNLDLFQGKPHSALENAAKQTWRLAREILTNPKSLEKL; encoded by the coding sequence ATGATAGCCGCCCAGGCAAAATTGGTGTATCACCTAAACAAATACTACAACGAGAAATGTCAGTCTCGAAAAGCAGCCATCTCCAAGACCATCCGGGAGGTGTGCAAGGTGGTATCGGATGTCCTCAAGGAGGTCGAGGTGCAGGAGCCCCGCTTCATCAGTTCCCTCAGCGAGATGGATAATCGTTTCGAGGGACTGGAGGTCATTTCACCCACCGAGTTCGAGGTTGTACTCTATCTGAATCAGATGGGAGTGTTCAACTTTGTGGATGACGGGTCTCTCCCGGGCTGCGCCGTGCTCAAGCTCAGCGACGGCCGCAAGAGAAGCATGTCTCTCTGGGTTGAATTCATCACAGCCTCCGGTTACCTCTCGGCGCGCAAGATCCGGTCGAGATTTCAGACACTGGTGGCGCAGGCAGTGGATAAATGCAGCTACAGAGATGTTGTCAAAATGGTCGCTGACACAAGTGAGGTGAAGTTGCGCATTAGAGACAGATATGTGGTGCAAATCACGCCGGCTTTCAAGTGCACTGGGATCTGGCCACGAAGCGCTGCGCACTGGCCTCTCCCTCACATCCCCTGGCCGGGACCTAACCGAGTAGCAGAAGTCAAAGCGGAAGGTTTCAATCTTTTATCCAAAGAGTGCTACTCCCTGAACGGCAAGCAGAGCTCTGCAGAGAGCGACGCCTGGGTCTTGCAGTTCGCCGAGGCCGAGAACCGGCTCATCCTAGGTGGATGCAGGAAGAAATGCTTGTCAGTCCTCAAAGCCTTACGCGACCGTCACCTCGAACTGCCCGGACAACCGCTGAACAACTACCACATGAAAACTTTGGTTTCCTACGAGTGTGAGAAGCATCCCAGGGAGTCGGACTGGGACGAGAACTGCCTCGGCGACCGCCTGAACGGGATACTATTGCAGCTTATTTCGTGTTTGCAGTGCAGAAGGTGCCCGCATTATTTCCTGCCCAATTTAGACCTGTTTCAAGGAAAACCTCACTCTGCTCTAGAGAACGCAGCCAAACAGACTTGGCGACTGGCGAGAGAAATACTGACCAACCCCAAAAGCTTGGAGAAACTCTGA